Proteins co-encoded in one Lactobacillus sp. ESL0700 genomic window:
- a CDS encoding isopeptide-forming domain-containing fimbrial protein has product MKKLTKRQTKKLLATVGASAALAGVGVTAATVYQINQPAPITAKAAEKVKLGTEGTFAKGKDIAFDINYQIPFDKKMDKLEFYDRLEPCFTYSKARVFDENNNDVTDEGTLNFDKTKNQVSWQAKDPTKWFGRKMTLRPEVNLQENANLDKYLDKNTNQYNIPNVGNLVINDKDIPSNTVYVHTPNDKDPTVTKAVQDKDGNWTTEAKYNQGDEVHYKVTFNIPKNGTDISNVDFEDDLEDVLDLESVKVSDDKGNDITKDEGSLTKDDAKESFVWQPTKDYLTKMPDHSYTVDITAKVKPDADLSSYLDKASNEYKIPNTADMKYNNKKIPSNTVKVVTPPPAKNKVVKSVEGLSGSFHEDQDNIEIGKDFTYKIQFTPGLGQNLKDVEFTDDLEDILDLESVKVENADGKDITDSDGTLKTDKDKESFNWQPKDDVVKEMGGKTYTVLVTAKVKADADLQKYIKNNVIQIPNTAHMKANGGDTPSNTPIITPKTEEPTAKKGIVRDPSNWTKFFGNKTETAAGQDTGDKVDQEIDKSQQNARIEAAEKLVKQNPDGSYAKANKNVTDKQFNDALNTLAEPYKSAQKVKVADQGSDVTTTAPTSADDLKSIINSTTVDSNTAARGDAVDYLLTFYIGNSMDMKSLVLSDDLENVLDLKNVVILDSDGKNITNDGALSTSNTDESWTWTAKDPTKYSRKTLYAAVAANIKPGADLSSYTDQEIPNVGHLQINGKDTPTNEVKTKLNGDPESPNNPNNPSDPNNPDTPDKTNPDKKNPLGKDGALNPSNPNNAITGKNGLLPRTGRFMLKYAGWIVAILLVGAGGIITYLYKKNDGFKEKLNKIFKK; this is encoded by the coding sequence GGATAAGCTAGAGTTTTATGATCGCTTGGAACCGTGTTTTACTTACTCAAAAGCTAGAGTCTTTGATGAAAACAATAATGATGTAACAGATGAGGGAACTTTAAACTTTGATAAAACTAAGAATCAGGTTTCCTGGCAGGCGAAAGACCCTACTAAGTGGTTTGGCCGTAAAATGACACTACGACCAGAAGTCAACTTGCAAGAAAACGCCAATTTGGACAAATATCTTGATAAAAATACTAATCAGTACAACATACCAAATGTTGGTAACCTAGTAATTAATGACAAGGATATTCCATCTAACACCGTTTATGTTCATACACCAAATGATAAAGACCCAACAGTTACTAAGGCGGTTCAAGACAAAGACGGTAACTGGACAACCGAAGCTAAATACAACCAGGGCGATGAAGTTCACTATAAGGTTACGTTTAACATTCCTAAAAATGGGACAGATATTTCAAATGTTGATTTTGAAGATGATCTTGAAGATGTACTAGACCTTGAAAGCGTCAAAGTTTCTGATGATAAAGGTAATGACATTACCAAAGATGAGGGTTCACTTACTAAAGATGACGCTAAGGAAAGCTTTGTCTGGCAGCCTACTAAGGATTACTTGACCAAAATGCCTGATCATTCTTATACAGTTGACATTACAGCAAAAGTAAAGCCTGACGCTGACTTGTCCTCCTATTTAGATAAGGCTTCTAATGAGTACAAGATACCTAATACAGCTGATATGAAGTATAACAACAAAAAGATACCGTCTAATACGGTTAAAGTTGTAACTCCACCTCCAGCTAAGAACAAGGTAGTTAAGAGTGTTGAGGGTCTGTCTGGCTCCTTCCATGAAGATCAAGATAACATTGAAATCGGAAAAGATTTTACTTATAAGATACAGTTCACACCGGGCTTAGGTCAAAACTTAAAAGATGTTGAATTTACTGACGACCTTGAAGATATACTCGATTTAGAGAGTGTCAAAGTAGAAAATGCTGATGGTAAAGATATTACTGATTCTGACGGCACATTAAAGACTGACAAGGACAAAGAAAGCTTCAACTGGCAGCCTAAAGATGATGTTGTTAAAGAGATGGGTGGAAAGACTTATACGGTCTTAGTTACAGCTAAAGTAAAGGCTGACGCTGATCTACAAAAGTATATTAAAAATAACGTTATTCAAATTCCGAATACAGCTCACATGAAGGCTAACGGCGGTGATACACCGTCTAATACTCCGATTATTACTCCTAAGACGGAAGAACCGACAGCTAAAAAGGGAATAGTCCGGGATCCATCTAATTGGACTAAATTCTTTGGTAATAAGACAGAAACAGCTGCCGGCCAAGATACAGGCGATAAGGTAGATCAAGAGATCGATAAAAGTCAGCAAAATGCCAGAATTGAAGCTGCTGAAAAGTTAGTAAAACAAAATCCTGATGGCTCATATGCTAAAGCAAATAAAAACGTGACTGATAAGCAATTCAATGACGCACTAAATACTTTAGCAGAGCCGTATAAGTCAGCACAGAAAGTAAAAGTTGCTGATCAAGGTAGCGATGTAACTACAACAGCCCCTACTAGCGCTGATGATTTAAAATCAATCATTAATTCAACAACAGTTGATAGTAATACGGCTGCCCGTGGTGACGCAGTAGATTACCTACTTACTTTCTATATCGGTAACAGCATGGATATGAAATCGCTAGTTCTTAGTGACGATTTAGAAAATGTTTTGGACTTAAAGAATGTAGTAATTCTTGATTCTGATGGCAAGAACATCACTAATGACGGTGCGTTATCTACAAGTAATACTGATGAGAGTTGGACTTGGACAGCTAAAGATCCAACAAAATATAGTAGGAAAACTCTGTATGCAGCCGTAGCAGCAAACATCAAGCCAGGCGCAGATTTAAGTTCATATACCGATCAAGAAATTCCTAATGTGGGACATCTTCAAATTAACGGTAAGGATACACCTACTAATGAGGTTAAAACTAAACTGAATGGTGATCCAGAAAGTCCGAATAATCCAAACAATCCAAGTGATCCGAATAATCCTGATACTCCCGATAAAACTAATCCAGATAAGAAGAATCCGTTAGGTAAAGATGGTGCGTTAAATCCAAGTAATCCCAATAATGCGATAACTGGTAAGAACGGCTTGCTACCAAGGACTGGACGCTTTATGTTGAAATATGCAGGTTGGATTGTAGCTATTCTTCTGGTCGGAGCTGGTGGAATAATTACCTACTTGTATAAAAAGAATGATGGCTTTAAAGAAAAACTGAATAAGATCTTTAAAAAATAA